One Halostagnicola kamekurae DNA segment encodes these proteins:
- a CDS encoding NADP-dependent malic enzyme, which translates to MGLEEDALDYHSDDPPGKIEIRTTKPTNTQRDLSLAYSPGVAGPCREIATNADDAYRYTAKENLVGVVSNGSAVLGLGDIGAQASKPVMEGKGVLFKRFADIDVFDVELDLEDPDAFVDAVAAMEPTFGGVNLEDIAAPECFRIEERLRERMDVPVFHDDQHGTAIISGAALLNAVELVEKDLSDLEVTFAGAGAAAVATARFFVSLGIDRANITMCDIDGILTTERAEAGDLNPYNREFASDRSGEELADAMVDADVFVGLSAGGIVSQEMVRSMADDPILFAMANPDPEIGYERAKAARDDTVIMATGRSDYPNQVNNVLGFPFIFRGALDVRARQVNEAMKVAAAEALADLARRDVPDAVRKAYGDQPLQFGPEYIIPKPLDPRVLFEVAPAVAGAAMETGAARTDIDLEAYVERLEARLGKSREMMRIVLNKAQNEPQRLALAEGDHEKIVRAAFQIADRGIADPVLIGDEDEIGSIVEELGLEFDPDVADPTTGSYDRYVETLYDDRKRKGVTRTEAEEMIRESNYFASAMVESGDADAMLTGLTHHYPSALRPPLQVIGTAEDADYAAGVYLLAFKNRVIFVADATVNQNPDEAVLAEVTKHTAALARRFNVEPRAALLSYSDFGSVDNDGTRKPRRAAELLSEDPAVDFPVDGEMQADTAVVEDMLTDTYEFSDLEEPANVLVFPNLEAGNICYKLLQRLGGAEAIGPMLVGMDKPVHVLQRDDEVTDIVNLAAVATVDAQRR; encoded by the coding sequence ATGGGACTCGAAGAGGACGCCCTCGACTATCACAGCGACGACCCGCCCGGAAAGATCGAAATTCGAACGACGAAACCGACGAACACCCAGCGCGATCTCTCGCTGGCGTACTCGCCGGGCGTTGCGGGGCCGTGTCGCGAAATAGCGACGAACGCCGACGACGCCTATCGGTACACCGCAAAGGAGAACCTCGTCGGCGTGGTCTCGAACGGCTCCGCCGTGCTCGGCCTGGGCGACATCGGCGCGCAGGCGTCGAAACCGGTCATGGAGGGAAAGGGCGTGCTCTTCAAGCGCTTCGCCGATATCGACGTGTTCGACGTCGAACTCGACCTCGAGGACCCGGACGCGTTCGTCGATGCGGTCGCGGCCATGGAGCCGACCTTCGGCGGCGTCAATCTCGAGGACATCGCCGCGCCGGAGTGTTTTCGCATCGAGGAGCGGCTTCGCGAGCGGATGGACGTGCCGGTGTTTCACGACGACCAGCACGGGACCGCGATCATCAGCGGGGCCGCGCTGTTGAACGCCGTCGAACTCGTCGAGAAGGATCTCTCCGATCTCGAGGTCACCTTCGCGGGCGCGGGCGCGGCGGCGGTGGCGACCGCCCGGTTCTTCGTCTCGCTCGGGATCGACCGCGCGAATATCACGATGTGCGATATCGACGGGATACTCACGACCGAACGGGCGGAAGCGGGCGATCTAAATCCGTACAACCGCGAGTTCGCGTCCGATCGCTCGGGCGAGGAACTGGCCGACGCGATGGTCGACGCCGACGTCTTCGTCGGCCTCTCGGCGGGCGGGATCGTCTCACAGGAGATGGTCCGCTCGATGGCCGACGATCCGATCCTCTTCGCGATGGCCAACCCCGACCCCGAAATCGGCTACGAGCGAGCGAAGGCCGCCCGAGACGACACCGTCATCATGGCCACGGGCCGGTCGGACTACCCGAATCAGGTCAACAACGTCCTCGGCTTCCCGTTCATCTTCCGGGGCGCGCTCGACGTGCGAGCGAGGCAGGTCAACGAAGCGATGAAAGTCGCCGCAGCCGAGGCGCTCGCCGACCTGGCGAGACGCGACGTTCCCGACGCCGTCCGCAAGGCCTACGGCGACCAGCCGCTCCAGTTCGGTCCCGAGTACATCATCCCGAAACCGCTCGATCCGCGGGTACTCTTCGAGGTCGCACCCGCCGTCGCCGGGGCCGCGATGGAAACCGGCGCTGCTCGAACCGACATCGATCTCGAGGCGTACGTCGAGCGACTCGAGGCGCGACTCGGAAAGTCCCGCGAGATGATGCGGATCGTGCTCAACAAGGCCCAGAACGAGCCACAGCGGCTCGCCCTCGCTGAGGGCGACCACGAGAAGATCGTTCGAGCGGCCTTCCAGATCGCAGACCGCGGGATCGCCGATCCCGTGTTGATCGGCGACGAGGACGAGATCGGATCGATCGTCGAGGAACTCGGTCTCGAGTTCGATCCCGACGTGGCCGATCCGACCACTGGATCGTACGATCGCTACGTCGAAACGCTGTACGACGACCGAAAGCGAAAGGGCGTCACCCGCACCGAGGCCGAGGAGATGATTCGAGAGAGCAACTACTTCGCCTCCGCGATGGTCGAGAGCGGCGACGCCGACGCGATGTTGACGGGACTGACCCACCACTACCCGTCGGCGCTTCGCCCGCCGCTGCAGGTCATCGGCACCGCCGAGGACGCCGACTATGCGGCCGGCGTCTACCTGCTGGCGTTCAAGAACCGCGTGATCTTCGTCGCCGACGCGACGGTCAACCAGAACCCGGACGAGGCGGTGCTGGCCGAGGTAACGAAACACACGGCGGCGCTCGCTCGGCGGTTCAACGTCGAACCCCGCGCGGCGTTGCTCTCGTACTCGGACTTCGGGAGCGTAGACAACGACGGGACGCGCAAACCGCGTCGCGCCGCCGAACTGCTCTCGGAGGATCCGGCGGTCGACTTCCCCGTCGACGGCGAGATGCAGGCCGACACCGCGGTCGTCGAAGACATGCTGACAGACACCTACGAGTTCTCCGACCTAGAGGAGCCGGCTAACGTGCTCGTCTTCCCGAACCTGGAGGCGGGTAACATTTGTTACAAGCTGCTCCAGCGACTCGGCGGTGCGGAGGCGATCGGCCCGATGCTCGTCGGCATGGACAAACCGGTTCACGTCCTCCAGCGCGACGACGAAGTCACCGACATCGTCAACCTCGCGGCCGTCGCCACCGTCGACGCACAGCGACGGTGA
- a CDS encoding DHH family phosphoesterase: MTRESAGGPGDDDGDSVVYDLAADCTADDLEEGRSYLAEINGIVEYGVFVDVSDSVSGLVHESVLDGTYGVGDELVVELESVRDNGDLAFEPSDTESYTLETVEHDYALTGTNRLEANVGDQIHLEGEVVQVKQTGGPTIFHVSDEYGVVPCAAFEEAGVRAYPSIEVGDVVRVTGSPERHEGTVQIEVDGLTKLDGEIEAEARERLEAALEERAQPHDVEPLIDWPAFEKLRPNLEEVATRLRRTVLEGRPIRVRHHADGDGMCAAVPVQIALERFIAEVHEDDDASQHLIKRLPAKAPFYEMEDATRDLNFALEDREKHGQQLPLLLMLDNGSTAEDVPAYETLAHYDIPIVAIDHHHPDPDAVEGLLDAHVNPYLHDEDYRITTGMLCVELARMIFPELTDELRHIPAVAGLSDRSKADAMDDYLALADEEGYDEQRLQDLSEALDYAAFWLRYNSGDQLITDLLQIDCDDEARHRELVEFFSDRARTEVDEQLEAAMSHLEHEDLANGAHLYRIDVENYAHRFTYPAPGKTTGEIHDRKIEETGDPVITVGYGPDFAVLRSDGVRLDIPVMVSELEEEVPGAGVSGGGHLVVGSIKFVKGKREDVIDALVEKMAEADIDEELSAAAPIDD, translated from the coding sequence ATGACACGTGAGTCTGCCGGGGGCCCCGGCGACGACGACGGAGATTCCGTCGTATATGATCTTGCTGCCGATTGCACCGCTGATGATCTCGAAGAGGGACGCTCGTATCTCGCCGAAATCAACGGTATCGTCGAGTACGGCGTGTTCGTCGACGTCTCCGACTCCGTCTCGGGACTCGTCCACGAGTCCGTCCTCGACGGCACCTACGGGGTCGGCGACGAACTCGTCGTCGAACTCGAGAGCGTACGCGACAACGGCGACCTCGCGTTCGAACCGTCCGACACCGAGAGCTACACGCTCGAGACGGTCGAACACGATTACGCGCTCACCGGCACCAACCGACTCGAGGCGAACGTCGGCGACCAGATCCACCTCGAGGGCGAGGTCGTGCAGGTCAAACAGACCGGCGGCCCGACGATTTTCCACGTGAGCGACGAGTACGGCGTCGTCCCCTGTGCCGCGTTCGAGGAAGCTGGCGTCCGCGCCTATCCGTCGATCGAGGTCGGCGACGTCGTTCGCGTCACCGGCAGTCCGGAGCGCCACGAGGGGACCGTCCAGATCGAAGTCGATGGGCTCACGAAACTCGACGGCGAGATCGAAGCCGAAGCGCGAGAGCGACTCGAGGCCGCCCTCGAGGAGCGCGCCCAGCCACACGACGTCGAACCGCTCATCGACTGGCCCGCGTTCGAGAAACTTCGCCCGAACCTCGAAGAAGTCGCCACGCGGCTTCGCCGAACGGTTCTCGAGGGCCGTCCGATCCGCGTTCGCCACCACGCCGACGGCGACGGGATGTGTGCCGCCGTTCCCGTCCAGATCGCACTCGAGCGCTTCATCGCCGAGGTTCACGAGGACGACGACGCATCCCAGCACCTCATCAAGCGCCTGCCGGCGAAAGCGCCGTTCTACGAGATGGAAGACGCGACGCGAGACCTGAACTTCGCGCTCGAGGATCGGGAGAAACACGGCCAACAGTTGCCGCTCCTGTTGATGCTCGACAACGGCTCGACGGCCGAGGACGTTCCGGCCTACGAGACGCTCGCCCACTACGACATTCCGATCGTCGCTATCGATCACCACCATCCGGATCCCGACGCGGTCGAAGGACTGCTCGACGCTCACGTCAATCCGTACCTCCACGACGAGGATTACCGGATCACGACGGGCATGCTCTGTGTGGAACTCGCGCGGATGATCTTCCCCGAACTGACCGACGAACTGCGACACATCCCGGCCGTCGCCGGCCTCTCGGATCGGTCGAAAGCCGACGCGATGGACGACTACCTCGCGCTCGCAGACGAGGAAGGCTACGACGAGCAGCGATTGCAGGACCTGAGCGAGGCGCTCGACTACGCCGCGTTCTGGCTTCGCTACAACTCGGGCGACCAGTTGATCACCGATCTCCTCCAGATCGACTGCGACGACGAGGCCCGTCACCGCGAACTCGTCGAGTTCTTCTCCGACCGCGCTCGCACCGAAGTCGACGAGCAACTCGAGGCCGCGATGTCCCACCTCGAGCACGAGGACCTCGCGAACGGCGCGCACCTCTACCGGATCGATGTCGAGAACTACGCCCACCGGTTTACCTACCCAGCCCCCGGGAAGACGACGGGCGAGATTCACGACCGGAAGATAGAGGAGACGGGCGACCCCGTCATCACGGTCGGTTACGGCCCGGACTTCGCCGTCCTGCGCAGCGACGGCGTCCGCCTCGACATTCCCGTGATGGTCTCGGAACTCGAGGAGGAAGTGCCGGGTGCGGGCGTCTCCGGCGGCGGTCACCTCGTCGTCGGTTCGATCAAGTTCGTCAAGGGCAAACGCGAGGACGTGATCGACGCACTCGTGGAGAAGATGGCCGAAGCCGACATCGACGAGGAGCTTTCGGCCGCGGCGCCAATCGACGACTGA
- a CDS encoding class I fructose-bisphosphate aldolase: MRQLTDSPLVRNGKSIILAHDHGLEHGPTAFDEVPERLDPRSVFELATHDAVTGFAVQKGLAETYYPSYEDDVNLLAKLNGTSGLWMGEPYSPQTCSVDYALELGADAVGYTVYPGTNREPEMFEEFRDVQEQAREHDVPVAMWSYPRGQALKEHRKPSVISYATRIALELGADIAKVKYPRSGRAMADAVAAAGDVNVVLSGGSKTDDYEFLSLVETAMNAGASGLAVGRNVWQRENPEQILDALEAVVFEEATADEALAE; encoded by the coding sequence ATGCGACAGCTTACCGACTCACCGCTCGTACGGAACGGCAAATCGATCATTCTCGCCCACGACCACGGACTTGAGCACGGGCCGACCGCGTTCGACGAGGTTCCGGAACGGCTTGATCCCCGATCGGTCTTCGAACTCGCGACCCACGACGCCGTAACCGGGTTCGCCGTACAGAAGGGGTTGGCGGAGACGTACTACCCGTCCTACGAGGACGACGTGAATTTGCTCGCGAAGCTCAACGGGACGAGCGGTCTCTGGATGGGCGAACCGTACTCGCCCCAGACGTGCTCGGTGGACTACGCGCTCGAGCTCGGTGCCGACGCGGTTGGCTACACCGTGTATCCGGGGACCAACCGCGAACCGGAGATGTTCGAGGAGTTCCGGGACGTTCAGGAGCAGGCTCGCGAACACGACGTACCGGTCGCCATGTGGTCGTACCCGCGCGGACAGGCGCTCAAAGAACACCGCAAACCGTCGGTCATCTCGTACGCGACTCGAATCGCACTCGAGCTCGGCGCTGACATCGCGAAGGTGAAGTACCCGCGCAGCGGCCGGGCGATGGCCGACGCGGTGGCGGCGGCCGGCGACGTCAACGTCGTGTTGAGCGGCGGCTCCAAGACCGACGACTACGAGTTCCTCTCGCTGGTCGAGACGGCGATGAACGCGGGCGCGAGCGGCCTGGCGGTCGGTCGCAACGTCTGGCAACGCGAAAATCCCGAACAGATTCTCGACGCGCTCGAGGCGGTCGTCTTCGAAGAGGCAACGGCCGACGAGGCGCTTGCCGAGTGA
- the glpR gene encoding HTH-type transcriptional regulator GlpR encodes MLPAVRKREIVELVSEEGECSVGDLAAEMDCSKATIRRDLSDLEDRKLIERSHGGAVPVTTVGNEQTYGQKEVQNLDGKMRIGERAAEEITENQVVFFDAGSTTMQVAKNAPENRSFLAVTNSPVLALELGEQAKDVKLTGGSLRHETRALTGPSAERFMERTNFDVLFLGTNAIKPPEGLMTPNEDEARLKSLMIENAGRVVLVSDGSKLGKQSFVKFAEVEDIDVFITDAKLTDEQHEPFDAADVEVIEEVEQ; translated from the coding sequence ATGCTCCCCGCAGTCAGAAAACGCGAGATCGTCGAGTTGGTGTCCGAAGAGGGCGAATGTTCAGTCGGCGATCTCGCCGCGGAGATGGACTGTTCGAAGGCGACGATTCGCCGTGACTTAAGCGACTTAGAAGACCGGAAGTTAATCGAGCGCTCACACGGCGGTGCGGTGCCGGTAACGACCGTCGGGAACGAACAGACCTACGGGCAAAAGGAAGTCCAGAACCTCGACGGGAAGATGCGAATCGGCGAGCGAGCCGCCGAGGAAATCACCGAGAATCAGGTCGTGTTCTTCGACGCTGGCTCGACGACGATGCAGGTGGCCAAGAACGCCCCCGAGAACAGGTCGTTCCTCGCGGTCACCAACTCGCCCGTTCTCGCCCTCGAGCTCGGCGAACAGGCCAAGGACGTGAAACTCACCGGCGGATCGCTTCGCCACGAGACGCGAGCGCTCACCGGGCCGAGCGCGGAGCGGTTCATGGAACGCACGAATTTCGACGTGTTGTTCCTGGGGACGAACGCGATCAAACCACCCGAGGGATTGATGACGCCAAACGAGGACGAAGCCCGGCTCAAGTCGCTCATGATCGAGAACGCGGGACGGGTCGTCCTCGTCTCGGACGGGTCGAAACTCGGCAAACAGAGTTTCGTGAAATTCGCCGAGGTCGAGGATATCGACGTGTTTATCACCGACGCGAAGCTGACCGACGAACAGCACGAACCGTTCGACGCCGCCGACGTAGAGGTAATCGAGGAGGTCGAGCAGTGA
- the pfkB gene encoding 1-phosphofructokinase: MILTVTLNPAVDHTLTVDDFPEADRVARANAARVDPGGKGINVSKYLAELETETVATGVVGDFLGRFVRDRLSAGEIEGDFVEIDGRTRLNTTILTDDAEFKINHDGPRVSADAIDELLETIERNAPDTVVVGGSLPPGLGPDAIDRIARASDWETVVDVGGSILEALEASYALCKPNREELATATGRPVNSLEDCYDAVETLRRMGYDRVIASLGADGAIMSTPEERIHAGALETEVVDTVGAGDSLLAGVLAALDGGATDREALRTGVAVASRVVSVPGTDIPPLDELAGTTDRVAVSASADRSR, from the coding sequence GTGATTCTGACGGTGACGCTCAACCCGGCGGTCGATCACACGCTGACCGTCGACGACTTCCCCGAGGCCGACCGGGTCGCACGGGCGAACGCCGCTCGCGTCGATCCCGGCGGAAAGGGGATCAACGTCTCGAAATATCTCGCCGAACTCGAGACCGAGACGGTCGCGACGGGCGTCGTCGGCGACTTCCTCGGTCGGTTCGTTCGCGATCGGTTGTCTGCGGGGGAAATAGAGGGCGATTTCGTCGAAATCGACGGTCGAACCAGGCTCAATACGACGATCCTGACCGACGACGCGGAGTTCAAGATAAACCACGACGGACCGCGGGTTTCGGCGGACGCAATCGACGAACTCCTCGAGACGATCGAGCGAAACGCACCCGACACCGTGGTCGTCGGCGGCAGTCTGCCGCCGGGTCTCGGCCCCGACGCGATCGATCGAATCGCCCGCGCTAGCGACTGGGAGACCGTCGTCGACGTCGGCGGATCAATACTCGAAGCGCTCGAGGCATCGTACGCGCTGTGTAAACCCAATCGCGAGGAACTCGCGACGGCGACCGGCCGCCCGGTGAACTCGCTCGAGGACTGTTACGACGCGGTCGAGACGCTTCGTCGAATGGGGTACGACCGGGTTATCGCGTCTCTGGGTGCAGACGGCGCGATCATGTCGACCCCGGAAGAGCGCATCCACGCGGGAGCGCTCGAGACCGAGGTCGTCGACACGGTCGGTGCCGGCGATTCGCTGCTGGCGGGCGTTCTGGCTGCGCTGGATGGTGGAGCGACGGACCGGGAAGCGTTACGAACCGGCGTTGCAGTCGCTTCGCGGGTCGTTTCGGTTCCCGGAACCGATATTCCGCCGCTCGACGAACTCGCCGGGACGACCGATCGCGTCGCCGTTTCGGCGTCGGCCGACCGCTCCAGATAG
- a CDS encoding PTS fructose transporter subunit IIC, protein MPSADKAETALRSHVTTVKEDVMTGVSFMIPFVTIGGIFTALAYAVAELPDSVLGVTLPGAGATTETVFQSTGTLPWYLGEIGGLGLTMMVPILGAYIAYAIADRPGLAPGFILSWAVQQTAIIGAAGSLVGFTADGASAGFLGALIAGLLAGYVARWIKGWSVPSVVEPMMPVLIIPVLTTALLAPLVVVGLGVPIAIVDDTLTTVLGSMTGANALLLGAVLGAMMAADMGGPINKVAYVFATALVGDQIFGPMAAVMIAGMTPPLGLALSNFIAPQKYSAEMYENAKAAVPLGLAFITEGAIPYAAADPLRVIPSCMIGSATAGATALWLGVTMPAPHGGIFVFLLSSKALVFLGCIALGTIVTATVATAIKPDFEKTVADVDAETGPTAQAAQTND, encoded by the coding sequence ATGCCATCAGCAGACAAAGCAGAAACCGCACTCCGGTCGCACGTCACCACGGTCAAAGAGGACGTGATGACCGGCGTGTCGTTCATGATTCCGTTCGTCACGATCGGGGGAATATTCACTGCGCTGGCGTACGCCGTCGCCGAGCTTCCCGATAGCGTTCTCGGCGTTACCTTGCCCGGCGCGGGAGCAACGACGGAGACGGTCTTCCAATCGACGGGAACGCTTCCGTGGTATCTGGGTGAAATCGGCGGACTCGGTCTGACGATGATGGTCCCCATTCTGGGGGCGTACATCGCCTACGCGATCGCCGATCGGCCAGGACTGGCACCAGGGTTCATCCTGTCGTGGGCGGTCCAGCAAACAGCGATCATCGGGGCCGCCGGCTCGCTCGTCGGCTTCACCGCGGACGGTGCCTCCGCCGGATTCCTCGGCGCACTGATCGCGGGGCTTCTGGCCGGGTACGTCGCTCGGTGGATCAAGGGCTGGTCGGTGCCGTCCGTCGTCGAACCCATGATGCCGGTATTGATTATCCCGGTGTTAACGACCGCGCTTCTGGCACCGCTCGTGGTCGTCGGACTCGGGGTTCCGATCGCGATCGTCGACGACACGTTGACGACGGTCCTCGGCTCTATGACTGGAGCGAACGCGCTCCTGCTCGGGGCGGTTCTGGGTGCGATGATGGCGGCCGATATGGGCGGCCCCATCAACAAAGTCGCGTACGTGTTCGCCACCGCGCTCGTCGGCGACCAGATTTTCGGACCGATGGCCGCCGTGATGATCGCCGGCATGACGCCGCCGCTCGGTCTGGCGCTCTCTAACTTCATCGCCCCCCAGAAGTACTCCGCCGAGATGTACGAGAACGCCAAAGCGGCGGTGCCCCTCGGTCTCGCGTTCATCACCGAGGGTGCGATTCCCTACGCCGCGGCCGATCCGCTCCGCGTCATCCCGAGTTGTATGATCGGGAGCGCGACCGCCGGTGCGACCGCGCTCTGGCTCGGCGTGACCATGCCCGCGCCCCACGGCGGCATCTTCGTGTTCCTGCTTTCGAGCAAAGCGCTCGTCTTCCTCGGGTGTATCGCACTCGGCACGATAGTGACCGCGACCGTCGCAACGGCTATCAAACCGGACTTCGAGAAAACGGTCGCCGACGTCGATGCCGAAACGGGCCCGACCGCACAGGCGGCCCAGACGAACGACTGA
- a CDS encoding PTS sugar transporter subunit IIA, which yields MTETLSEDRIETLAPTEHISLESPPADKRDCIEYLLDLLVEADRVDDRETALEALLAREEETTTGVGMGIGIPHAQTEAVSEPSVAFTRSEEGVDFGSMDGEPARLIFMILVPESGADEHLSILSTLSRALMHDETRDELYAAETPEDVQAVLTEAIA from the coding sequence ATGACTGAAACACTCTCCGAAGATAGAATCGAGACGCTCGCCCCCACCGAACACATCTCGCTCGAGTCGCCGCCCGCCGACAAACGAGACTGCATCGAATACCTCCTGGACCTGCTCGTCGAGGCGGACCGGGTCGACGACCGCGAGACGGCCCTCGAGGCGCTACTGGCTCGCGAGGAGGAGACGACGACCGGCGTCGGCATGGGTATCGGGATCCCCCACGCCCAGACCGAAGCCGTCAGCGAGCCGTCCGTGGCGTTTACCCGCTCGGAGGAGGGCGTCGACTTCGGCTCGATGGACGGCGAACCCGCCCGTCTCATCTTCATGATTCTTGTCCCCGAATCCGGCGCGGACGAACACCTCTCGATCCTGAGTACGCTCTCTCGAGCGCTCATGCACGACGAGACGCGCGATGAGCTGTACGCCGCGGAGACACCCGAAGACGTACAGGCAGTCCTCACGGAGGCGATCGCATGA
- a CDS encoding HPr family phosphocarrier protein has protein sequence MSAERTVTIVPEAGLHARPAAKFVETVNDHESDVQVGLADEDDLIAAGSMIAVTSLGAEAGEEVRLVADGPDEETTLDALERVLTTPEDEIADADS, from the coding sequence ATGAGCGCAGAACGAACCGTGACAATCGTTCCCGAGGCCGGATTGCACGCGCGACCGGCCGCGAAATTCGTCGAAACGGTGAACGATCACGAGTCGGACGTGCAGGTCGGCCTCGCCGACGAGGACGACCTCATCGCCGCCGGAAGCATGATCGCGGTCACCAGCCTCGGTGCCGAAGCTGGCGAAGAAGTCCGACTCGTCGCGGACGGACCGGACGAAGAAACGACGCTCGATGCCCTCGAGCGCGTTCTGACCACACCAGAGGACGAGATCGCAGATGCAGACAGTTAG
- the ptsP gene encoding phosphoenolpyruvate--protein phosphotransferase produces MPERTLTGTGATPRSGVGTVVWYSTSTDLPDPDSVSVDPESERERFEDAREMARDELEAERERTEERVGEQEAEVFDAHLQFLADPQIEDGVERATDDGLPAENAVTRAFADPIEQFEGMDGRMAERADDLRDVRDRLVRLLTDGDRVDLGSLPEGSVVLADRLTPSDTAQLDPDRVAGFATATGGRTSHAAIFARSLALPAVVGVGDDLRDVESDATVVVDGDAGELVVDPSDKRRETARTTHEETIHEDPVTTADGTAVEVAANVGQPAELEGAKARGADGIGLYRTEFLFLDREQAPDETEQYEAYTDALETFPDGRVVVRTLDIGGDKQIPYLNLPDEENPFLGERGIRRSLGPDADLFETQLRALFRAAADGDGQLSVMFPVVATPEELDAALETVEAVAETLEAEGVDYSIPELGVMIETPGAVFAAPELAERVEFLSIGTNDLTQYVMAAARENERVAELRDPRRPAVLRAIARTIEAAHENDAWVGMCGEMAGDPDLTELLVGLGLDELSMSAVTVPDVKATVRSIETETATEYASRALEAPTREHVIDRIQRNTDQ; encoded by the coding sequence ATGCCGGAACGCACACTCACTGGAACGGGGGCGACGCCACGATCCGGCGTCGGGACGGTCGTCTGGTACAGTACATCGACCGACCTTCCGGACCCGGATTCCGTTTCCGTCGATCCGGAGAGCGAGCGCGAACGGTTCGAAGACGCACGCGAGATGGCTCGAGACGAACTCGAGGCCGAACGGGAACGGACCGAAGAACGCGTCGGCGAGCAGGAAGCCGAGGTCTTCGATGCCCACTTGCAGTTCCTCGCGGACCCGCAGATCGAAGACGGCGTCGAGCGCGCGACCGACGACGGACTCCCGGCCGAGAACGCGGTAACGCGGGCGTTCGCCGACCCGATCGAACAGTTCGAGGGAATGGACGGCCGGATGGCCGAGCGAGCGGACGACCTGCGCGACGTTCGCGATCGGCTCGTCAGGCTGCTCACCGACGGCGATCGAGTCGATCTCGGCAGCCTTCCCGAGGGGTCGGTCGTGCTCGCCGATCGGCTCACGCCGAGCGACACGGCACAGCTCGATCCAGATCGCGTCGCCGGGTTCGCCACCGCCACGGGCGGACGGACCTCGCACGCGGCGATCTTCGCCCGGTCGCTGGCGCTTCCGGCCGTCGTCGGCGTCGGTGACGACCTCCGCGACGTCGAAAGCGACGCGACGGTCGTCGTCGACGGCGACGCCGGCGAACTCGTCGTCGATCCGAGCGACAAGCGCCGGGAGACGGCACGGACCACCCACGAGGAGACGATCCACGAAGACCCGGTAACGACCGCCGACGGGACCGCCGTCGAAGTCGCCGCGAACGTCGGCCAGCCCGCCGAACTCGAGGGCGCGAAGGCGCGTGGGGCCGACGGTATCGGTCTCTACCGCACGGAGTTCCTATTTCTCGACCGCGAGCAGGCACCGGACGAGACAGAGCAGTACGAAGCGTATACGGACGCCCTCGAGACGTTCCCCGACGGTCGCGTCGTCGTCCGGACGCTCGACATCGGCGGCGACAAGCAGATTCCCTACCTCAACCTGCCCGACGAGGAGAATCCCTTCCTCGGGGAGCGGGGGATCCGACGCTCGCTCGGTCCCGACGCCGACCTGTTCGAGACGCAGCTTCGAGCGCTGTTTCGAGCAGCTGCGGATGGTGACGGACAGCTGTCGGTTATGTTCCCAGTCGTCGCGACGCCCGAGGAACTCGACGCCGCACTCGAGACAGTCGAGGCGGTCGCGGAGACGCTCGAGGCGGAGGGAGTCGACTATTCGATCCCCGAACTCGGCGTGATGATCGAAACCCCCGGCGCCGTCTTCGCCGCGCCGGAGCTTGCCGAACGGGTCGAGTTCCTCAGCATCGGAACGAACGATCTCACCCAGTACGTTATGGCCGCAGCGCGCGAAAACGAACGCGTCGCGGAGCTCCGAGATCCGCGTCGACCGGCCGTCTTGCGGGCCATCGCCCGAACGATCGAGGCCGCCCACGAAAACGATGCGTGGGTCGGCATGTGCGGGGAGATGGCCGGGGACCCGGATCTGACCGAACTCCTCGTCGGTCTCGGACTCGACGAGCTCAGTATGAGCGCGGTCACCGTTCCAGACGTCAAAGCGACCGTCCGATCGATCGAAACCGAGACGGCGACGGAGTACGCCTCTCGGGCGCTCGAGGCACCGACCAGAGAGCACGTTATCGACCGAATCCAACGCAACACCGACCAATGA